One Brassica napus cultivar Da-Ae chromosome A5, Da-Ae, whole genome shotgun sequence DNA window includes the following coding sequences:
- the LOC106450698 gene encoding transcription factor bHLH61, with protein MDPREKKRGSLKEKFQLLRSITNSHAENDTSIIMDASKYIKKLKKKVERFKGDTTAGQSSSEPTDPTIPMVTVETLEKGFMINVFAGKNQPGMLVSVLEAFEDIGLNVLDARVSCTDSFSLHATGVENEDGEGMDSEAVKQAVTDAITSWSESSDLQS; from the exons ATGGATCCGAGGGAAAAGAAGAGAGGTTCTTTGAAAGAGAAGTTTCAATTGCTTCGTTCAATCACTAATTCTCATGCT GAAAACGATACATCGATCATAATGGATGCTTCTAAATATATCAAAAAGCTTAAGAAGAAAGTTGAAAGATTCAAAGGAGACACTACGGCAGGGCAATCTTCAAGCGAGCCCACGGATCCCACCATACCAATG gtAACAGTGGAAACCCTAGAAAAGGGTTTTATGATAAACGTATTCGCAGGGAAGAATCAACCAGGCATGCTTGTTTCGGTATTAGAAGCCTTTGAGGATATTGGGCTAAACGTTCTCGACGCTAGGGTTTCATGTACTGACTCCTTTAGCTTGCATGCCACGGGAGTCGAG AATGAAGATGGAGAAGGTATGGATTCTGAAGCAGTGAAACAAGCAGTGACAGATGCAATCACAAGCTGGAGTGAAAGCAGTGATCTACAGAGCTAG
- the LOC106453332 gene encoding putative BTB/POZ domain-containing protein At2g40440, protein MTTENNLEIFLGGFAKVFNEQWQVDVRLKAGDSNENAAISAHKLAARSEVFKKMLESDKFKGTADQIETVTLPELKQEELEALVGFIYNNRSVLSEKEKIHAQTLFVAADKYDIPHLRDLCRKELISSLKLANVINILELSLIPFDEALNDAAVMFVVRNLLAICDTVEFKLFVVTNPDLTVDIMKSSKSRRWKHYYIF, encoded by the exons ATGACAACGGAGAACAATCTTGAAATTTTCTTGGGTGGGTTTGCAAAGGTTTTTAATGAACAATGGCAAGTAGATGTACGTCTCAAGGCAGGAGACAGTAATGAGAATGCAGCTATCTCCGCCCACAAACTT GCGGCACGATCAGAGGTGTTTAAGAAAATGCTGGAATCAGACAAGTTCAAAGGTACGGCTGATCAGATCGAGACAGTAACTCTTCCGGAGTTGAAACAAGAGGAGCTAGAGGCTTTAGTTGGGTTCATCTACAACAATCGTTCTGTGCTTTCTGAAAAGGAGAAGATACATGCTCAAACACTTTTTGTAGCAGCGGACAAATATGATATTCCGCATCTAAGGGATCTATGTAGAAAAGAATTGATATCATCTTTGAAACTGGCGAATGTTATCAATATCTTGGAACTGTCTTTGATTCCTTTTGACGAAGCCCTCAACGACGCTGCTGTCATGTTTGTCGTAAGGAATTTACTGGCGATCTGTGACACTGTTGAGTTCAAGCTGTTTGTTGTGACGAATCCAGATCTTACCGTTGATATAATGAAGTCTTCTAAGTCTCGGAGGTGGAAGCACTATTATATATTCTAG